The Mesomycoplasma ovipneumoniae genome includes a region encoding these proteins:
- a CDS encoding P97 family adhesin, with translation MQKNKAKILIGSAAAIVLMLTVFGTVAGLAAKTRYRGVNPTQGVVSQLGLIDSVSFKPSVAHFTSDYKTVKQALLGDKTFNASSTEFSDFASKFNFLTNNGRSVLAIPNKYKVVIEKFEAQDEQQRFFLSFHLEETLEDKNVARSATKSIYLSVVDAPKAALAQFSDIVDSNFANLTPSPLSHFSSSSVKPLSLTRADDFAKTLNQFETLEEFESHLSKFFDIQAIKAKIRLEAQGFGFAKGDLEEPFVFSFVKNPQSPNEWATSLNQQVPAVRLYLKTEFGPQAKATLANYKHKDESFLTSIDLMASDKSTLFANTKDLSDQLDVNLLDASDYYIDPDKPQVDPTTGVLLPSSLSLFQRDVLRRASDNSVDKFSLFRYDAINFYKQLQELVSKPSAIKDIIDASLTRGLTFSFGKYDLLFDNLREHLDYDFLVSNAKIRQNSLSGKLFIELPIKIKLKSSIFGDTGENIKTILEKTVSFKLDNFRDQKIEDALASLYPELSEQLKQLKDAQSTQEVAQQLAATSPIQSQWASQTQGATKQNPYDIRPGAPKSYLLSKYEIKQLIDQGDYKKLISLFSDPNSYNIDFKLGSTLQSQNIQVPSDKEISNLNATIDSAQALKNADIYSVSTSAFKNRASLFAYFRYLLSLEPKEAIKKLVNIGTQMGLEFEGYQDLPLNPTLEDLAKVKIKTKFDDYEHSQDFLSEQDADQNQDDFAGTKFGLKLLDFNGYFANDITSPNQGMALFLPASLDPNQTQSTSAGSGSTTTQTQDWKAEITKKLVSDKNQLASLPFAIWDRIIGQEKQQEKDKKLTYKILKNYQEAIKIAKQPAFWNTLDTDNNPQVPFKDQNFSKISTLSDLVFAFYTQAALANNWNEYQDSGARPSIKFEIEEDTATSKDQGNIIGLKIKYVVGFDDNAGKFVDDVIASSPQTIFVRTSGQSEAEVKQKNNLDQMVEDAPLSSQSLILDAEKFGHLQILANSIYDKKKPKTEEETVKPNDSGIRWIDDKVPGQPRPEVKRPEINQDEFFKGKLKPVAVQVSTFSSLDESPYFATPFQDSPPASPAPDSTSESTNEDLQSLKQKLEILLGQQFSDYFNKLDPNISFEIDSVKEISPNVYSVSLSLVKNVVDGNTTTRVKSDKSLSLIVHKQQDNIPELAKTPEVSNTSWAKQYSPDQPLANSTTITLEFKNPIPLENGQPTSQWLSSVPVTIHPAELALSPLQPVIAPELKNSKLAVLPKRYTFFLAAKGNNSINTKLTDAQKVTREASKIEVKNPELITSSPLSIPNPQHQLVQLTLNPLLNQSVVDFKISDLKVESPTKLSFSLESSDIKRLINAPIEIANVSSASSTEEEKSQPETNQQPISNIVKIKPKLVLQGAVGVPWSTIKKPAKFSKHLNLNDKWFEDLIPQWSKKDAHTLKAQVFPEFGKNGRAATIHGNTFRSWANINDPLYQLLVKDPAQDLSALSVKVFDPSGYLNQRLAIGESKTPTTNLNLYSYQLNKTKEDKVRKGWTNVHPNQFVSPGENFRLTNDYLNIILNQPTKVTYYSASDFVNNLFNDPDKKDTDPQDKYTKTVKEKVGANAVDWGTAYLNFWYPKELIQQQSNIISANLTDLLFVNPDELTNNEKMIAPNLVNWWPNFRNSETPFIKTTENKEAKEKVLQNPLGWTQVQDGGFGLRVRKTLFNRDTRTFTLTTNIPVPTQDYSAVKDTDDWRFVFQNDSGQIAMLKATRLTKENNPDYKDNGAVQFQTVIPDHFFTSNVRFVGIFKQEDQKLQWLPIADTEYIIDDRYFGNITTDKLNLANANARGLTNNAFGEIFKEFNIHKPKK, from the coding sequence TTGACTCAAATTTTGCTAATTTGACTCCTAGTCCACTTAGTCATTTTTCCTCAAGTTCAGTTAAACCTTTGAGTCTAACTCGTGCTGATGATTTTGCAAAAACATTAAATCAATTTGAGACATTAGAGGAATTTGAATCTCATTTAAGCAAATTTTTCGACATCCAAGCAATTAAGGCAAAAATTCGTCTTGAAGCCCAAGGTTTTGGTTTTGCCAAAGGTGACTTAGAAGAACCTTTTGTATTTAGTTTTGTTAAAAATCCGCAAAGTCCAAATGAGTGAGCAACAAGTCTAAATCAACAAGTCCCTGCGGTTCGTTTATATTTAAAAACTGAATTTGGGCCTCAGGCAAAAGCAACACTAGCAAACTATAAACATAAAGATGAGTCATTTTTAACTTCAATTGATTTAATGGCAAGTGATAAGTCTACTTTATTTGCTAATACAAAAGATCTAAGCGATCAACTCGATGTTAATTTACTTGATGCTTCTGATTATTATATTGATCCAGATAAGCCTCAAGTTGACCCGACAACCGGAGTTTTACTTCCTTCTTCACTTAGTTTGTTTCAACGTGATGTATTAAGAAGAGCTTCTGATAATTCAGTTGATAAATTTTCTTTGTTTCGTTATGATGCAATTAATTTTTATAAACAACTCCAAGAACTTGTAAGCAAGCCTAGTGCAATTAAAGATATAATTGATGCAAGCTTAACACGTGGTCTGACTTTTTCTTTTGGTAAATATGATTTACTTTTTGATAATTTACGCGAGCATCTTGATTATGACTTTTTAGTTTCAAATGCTAAAATTCGTCAAAATTCACTTTCAGGCAAATTATTTATTGAACTGCCAATTAAAATTAAGCTAAAATCATCAATTTTTGGCGACACTGGCGAAAATATTAAAACTATTTTGGAAAAAACTGTAAGTTTTAAACTTGATAATTTCCGTGATCAAAAAATCGAAGATGCCCTAGCTAGTCTTTATCCTGAGCTTAGCGAGCAACTAAAACAATTAAAAGACGCCCAAAGCACCCAAGAAGTCGCCCAACAACTAGCCGCTACTTCGCCAATTCAGTCACAATGAGCTAGTCAAACCCAAGGTGCAACCAAACAAAATCCTTATGATATTAGACCAGGTGCTCCAAAGTCTTATTTACTTTCAAAATACGAAATTAAGCAATTAATTGACCAAGGAGATTATAAAAAACTAATTAGTCTCTTTAGTGATCCAAATTCTTACAATATTGATTTTAAATTAGGTTCAACTCTGCAAAGTCAAAACATACAAGTTCCTAGTGACAAAGAAATATCTAATTTAAATGCAACAATCGACTCAGCTCAGGCTTTAAAAAATGCTGATATTTATTCAGTTTCGACTTCTGCATTTAAAAATCGTGCTTCTTTATTTGCTTATTTCCGTTACCTTTTATCATTAGAACCTAAAGAGGCAATCAAAAAACTTGTTAATATTGGAACCCAAATGGGTCTTGAATTTGAAGGCTACCAAGACTTACCGCTAAATCCAACCTTAGAAGACTTAGCAAAAGTAAAAATTAAAACCAAATTTGATGACTATGAGCACTCCCAAGATTTTCTAAGTGAGCAAGATGCCGACCAAAACCAAGACGATTTTGCGGGAACAAAATTCGGACTCAAGCTTCTTGATTTTAATGGTTATTTTGCTAATGACATTACAAGCCCAAATCAAGGAATGGCTTTATTTTTACCAGCAAGTCTAGATCCTAATCAAACTCAGTCAACTTCAGCTGGTTCAGGTTCAACTACAACCCAAACTCAAGACTGAAAAGCTGAAATTACTAAAAAACTTGTTAGTGATAAAAACCAGTTAGCAAGTCTACCTTTTGCAATTTGAGACAGAATTATTGGTCAAGAAAAACAACAAGAAAAAGATAAAAAACTAACATACAAAATTCTTAAAAACTACCAAGAAGCAATTAAAATTGCCAAACAACCAGCTTTTTGAAATACACTAGATACTGATAATAATCCTCAAGTTCCTTTTAAAGATCAGAATTTTAGTAAAATCTCAACTCTTAGTGATTTAGTTTTTGCCTTTTATACTCAGGCAGCCTTAGCTAATAATTGAAATGAATATCAAGACTCAGGAGCACGTCCTTCAATTAAATTTGAAATTGAAGAAGATACTGCAACCTCTAAAGATCAAGGTAATATAATTGGTCTAAAAATCAAATATGTTGTTGGCTTTGATGATAATGCTGGCAAATTTGTTGATGATGTAATTGCCTCAAGTCCGCAGACAATTTTTGTTCGCACCTCAGGGCAGTCAGAAGCTGAAGTAAAACAAAAAAATAATTTAGACCAAATGGTCGAAGATGCTCCCCTTTCAAGTCAGTCCTTAATTCTTGATGCTGAAAAATTTGGTCATTTACAAATTCTTGCTAATTCAATTTATGACAAGAAAAAACCAAAAACAGAAGAAGAAACAGTTAAGCCAAATGATTCAGGTATCCGTTGAATTGATGACAAAGTTCCTGGTCAGCCGCGTCCAGAGGTAAAAAGACCTGAAATCAATCAAGATGAATTTTTCAAAGGCAAATTAAAACCAGTTGCCGTACAAGTTTCAACTTTCTCTTCTCTAGACGAGAGTCCTTATTTTGCGACTCCTTTCCAGGACAGTCCTCCGGCTAGTCCAGCTCCTGACTCAACATCTGAGAGCACAAATGAAGACTTACAAAGTCTAAAACAAAAACTCGAAATTCTTTTGGGTCAACAATTTAGTGATTATTTTAATAAACTTGATCCAAACATTAGTTTTGAAATTGATTCAGTCAAAGAAATCTCACCGAATGTCTACAGTGTTAGTCTTTCCTTAGTAAAAAATGTTGTGGACGGAAATACAACAACCAGAGTAAAATCAGACAAGAGCCTAAGTCTGATAGTCCACAAACAACAAGACAACATTCCTGAACTAGCAAAGACTCCTGAGGTTTCAAATACTTCCTGAGCTAAACAGTATAGTCCAGACCAGCCACTAGCTAATTCAACAACAATAACTCTAGAATTTAAAAACCCAATACCGCTTGAAAATGGTCAACCAACAAGTCAGTGGTTGTCTTCAGTGCCGGTGACAATTCATCCAGCTGAATTAGCTTTGAGTCCGCTGCAGCCGGTGATAGCTCCTGAGTTGAAAAATTCAAAATTGGCGGTCCTTCCAAAAAGATATACTTTCTTTCTTGCTGCAAAAGGTAATAATAGCATCAACACAAAACTTACTGATGCCCAAAAAGTAACTAGAGAAGCATCTAAAATTGAAGTTAAAAATCCAGAATTAATTACTTCTTCGCCACTTTCGATCCCAAATCCACAGCATCAATTAGTTCAACTAACCTTAAATCCATTACTTAACCAAAGTGTTGTTGATTTTAAAATAAGCGATCTAAAGGTAGAATCTCCGACAAAGTTATCATTTAGTCTTGAAAGTAGCGATATAAAACGTTTAATTAATGCCCCTATTGAAATAGCAAACGTTTCCTCTGCTTCTTCTACAGAGGAAGAAAAATCTCAACCTGAGACTAACCAGCAACCAATATCTAACATTGTAAAAATTAAACCTAAACTAGTCTTACAAGGAGCAGTTGGTGTTCCTTGAAGCACAATAAAAAAACCCGCTAAGTTCTCAAAGCACCTTAACCTAAATGATAAATGATTTGAAGATCTAATCCCGCAATGATCAAAAAAAGATGCACATACGCTAAAAGCCCAAGTTTTCCCTGAGTTCGGTAAAAATGGTAGAGCCGCCACAATCCATGGTAATACATTCCGTAGTTGAGCCAATATTAATGACCCACTTTACCAGCTACTCGTAAAAGACCCTGCTCAAGATCTTTCCGCTCTCTCCGTAAAAGTCTTTGACCCTTCAGGTTACTTAAACCAAAGATTAGCTATAGGAGAAAGCAAAACTCCAACCACTAACCTTAATTTATATTCATACCAACTTAATAAAACAAAAGAAGATAAAGTTAGAAAAGGATGAACAAATGTTCACCCAAATCAATTTGTTAGTCCAGGTGAAAACTTCAGACTTACTAATGATTATTTAAATATTATTTTAAACCAACCAACAAAAGTTACTTACTATAGTGCAAGTGATTTTGTTAATAATCTATTTAATGATCCTGACAAAAAAGATACTGATCCTCAAGACAAATACACAAAAACTGTTAAAGAAAAAGTAGGAGCTAATGCTGTTGACTGAGGAACTGCTTATTTGAACTTTTGGTATCCAAAAGAATTAATTCAGCAACAATCAAACATTATTAGTGCTAATTTAACTGATTTATTATTTGTTAATCCTGATGAACTAACAAACAACGAAAAGATGATTGCTCCTAATTTAGTTAATTGGTGGCCTAATTTCCGAAATTCAGAAACTCCATTTATTAAAACAACTGAAAATAAAGAGGCAAAAGAGAAAGTTCTTCAAAATCCACTTGGTTGAACCCAAGTTCAGGATGGCGGATTTGGCCTTCGGGTAAGAAAAACTTTATTTAATCGTGATACTCGTACATTTACACTAACAACTAATATTCCAGTTCCTACCCAAGATTATTCAGCTGTTAAAGATACTGATGACTGACGTTTTGTTTTCCAAAACGATAGTGGTCAAATTGCAATGCTTAAAGCAACTCGATTAACTAAAGAAAACAATCCTGATTATAAAGATAATGGCGCAGTTCAGTTTCAGACAGTTATTCCTGATCATTTCTTTACTTCAAATGTAAGATTTGTGGGAATATTCAAACAAGAAGATCAAAAACTACAATGACTACCAATTGCCGATACTGAATATATTATCGATGACCGTTATTTTGGCAACATTACCACTGATAAGCTTAACTTAGCAAACGCAAATGCCCGTGGTCTTACTAACAATGCTTTTGGAGAAATCTTCAAAGAATTTAACATTCACAAACCAAAAAAATAA